The segment CGATGAGCTTCCTGCGACGGTCGTATTCACGTACCATTTTCCCGACCTCTTCCTCACCGTTGCGGAGTGCTTCGATAGCTCCAACCTGTGCTGTTATTGGAGCACAGAGCATTGAATACTGGTGAATTAGCATCATGGAATTGATGATCTCAGGTGCTGCCATTGCATATGCCATCCTGAAGCCGGTCATGGAGTATGCCTTTGAGAATCCATTCAGCATAATGGTCCTATCACGCATTCCTTCCAGGGCTGAAAAGCATGTATGTGTTCCTTCATAGGTAAGCCTCTCATATACATCGTCTGATATCATCATTATATCGTGCTCGACGATGACGTCTGCAATGGCTTCCAGCTCGTCCTTTCCGATTGTGGCACCGGTAGGGTTATTTGGATAGTTTATGATCACTGCTTTTGTCTTGTTTGTAATGGCAGCTTCGATCTCTGCTGCTGTGATCTTGAAGTCATTCTCCCCTCTTGCACCAATTGTCACAGGAACTCCGCCTGCAAATATTACGGATGGTACATAGGCAACATATGATGGCTGGACCACAATGATCTCGTCGCCTGGGTTTGTGATGGCCCTTATTGCAAGGTCG is part of the Methanococcoides methylutens MM1 genome and harbors:
- a CDS encoding aminotransferase class I/II-fold pyridoxal phosphate-dependent enzyme, encoding MRTQCNPSRFISNSMQKVPPSGIRKFFDMASGSEDVISLGVGEPDYVTPWHIREACIHSIEHGETSYTSNYGLMELREEISRSYVKRHGVYYDPEEEILVTTGVSEALDLAIRAITNPGDEIIVVQPSYVAYVPSVIFAGGVPVTIGARGENDFKITAAEIEAAITNKTKAVIINYPNNPTGATIGKDELEAIADVIVEHDIMMISDDVYERLTYEGTHTCFSALEGMRDRTIMLNGFSKAYSMTGFRMAYAMAAPEIINSMMLIHQYSMLCAPITAQVGAIEALRNGEEEVGKMVREYDRRRKLIVGGLNDLGLDCFNPRGAFYAFPSIKSTGLTSDEFAERLLHEQNVVTIPGDIFGDTGAGYLRCAYAASREDIKEALDRIGTFVDGL